TACGGTTACCATTTCCGGGCGAAGCGCCTTGACGGCGGACATTTCATACGGACCGCCATGCCCTCTTCCTGCCGTCCCTTGGAACAGTCCTAACTGCTGCGTGAAATCGACGCTCGCCATCTGCCACCAGTTGATAATAAGGAAGCTGGCGTCGGGATAGGTGCTAGTCACCGATTCGGCGACGACTCTGGCTGGGCCCATATTGCCGTCATGAGCGTTCAGCAGCACGATATTGCAGATGCCAAGACGGCAAATCCCTTCGACAACATCAGTAAGATACTCGATAAAAATCGAGGGGCGAACCGATATTGTTCCGGGATAGTGCTGGGTTTTGCCCGGGCAAGCCGAGAACGGAAGCGTCGGATAGATCAAAGGACGCAGAGCTGCATCAACCCGCTTCGCGAATCCTTCCGCCAAGATCGTATCGGTTCCGAGTGGGGAATGCGGCCCATGATATTCCACTGACCCCAAGGGCACGACCGCGAATTGCGCACTTTCCGTCACATGACTGATTTCTCGCCCGTGAACTCCGATTACATCCATATACTCCTTAAACCTCCGCTTCTCCATCGTATTGGGGGACCCAATGGGGCCCCCGCTACCGATGTTGTGATGTTGAGCTAGCTTACATGTTAAAAAGGTCACTTCGTGATCAAAAGCGAACTTTACTGATGTTGACTAATCATATTTACGAACATGCGAATGGAGCCTGGAACTAAAGCTGGAATCTCGCGATACCAGACCAATGAACTGTAAGTATAGATTCCTTTGCCATAATGCGCCGTCAGGAATGTGCCCGTAAACTCCTTCTCGCCCGGATCCCCGTTCGAAATGAGCGCCGTATATTCCTTGCCCCATTCCGACGGATTGTAGGCAGAGCGGTCTTGAATCCAGTTGTTCCAATCCTGATCCGTAATCTTGTTTGGAGCATTGAACATCGGATGATCTGGCGCCAGCATCGTCACTTTGGAATTCTCGTCCGTTACGCGCCACTGAATAAGCGGTGATCCGATCTTGATCGGGTACGGGGCAAGATCAGGTGACCATTTGTCTTCAGGCTTATGATATTGAACAACAAGGTTGCCTCCATCTTTGACATAGTTCAGCAGACGCTGATTGCTCGGTATCAATTCCGGACGGAATGCGTATGCGCGAATTCCAAGCACAATCGTGTCATATTGCGAAAGATCCCCGGATTGGATGTCCTTCGCTTCCAGCTTTACGACATCGATGCCCACTTGACTCAAATATTGGTAGATGTTATCGAAGCCGCTGGATACGTAGCCTACCTTCAATTTGTCCGGAACCTTCAGGTCGAAGGCTTGGATCTTGAGCTCGGCCGGTTGCACCATGTACGTCTTTCCGATATGCGGATACTCGATGATCTGCGCACCATGCGTGCTTTGCACATTGCCGTTCTTTGCAACAGCCATCACGGTAAATTTGCCAGGCACGACGTTCGAAGCAGCTTTGACCGTGAACGCGACGGACTTCGTTTCGCCCTTAGCGGCAAAGCTCAATTCTTCAACAGCCGGCTCGGCCGTCCAGCCTTCCGGTACGTTCAGCGACACCGATGCTTTGGAAGCGCCCGGCGTATAATTGCGCACCGTAACCTTCATCGGAATCGGCTCTCCCGGCTTAAGCGTATTCAGAATCGTTGCGCTCGGGCTGAGCGACATCGAGTACGGTGGCAATACCGCTACTGCATTTTGCGGCGTAACGTTCAATGTCGTTGCCGTATTGAACGCCTGATATTCCACCTTCGCGTTGAATACCGAAGGGTCATAAGCCTTGAACAGCGGCGCGTCCGCAGGAATCGTCACCTCGAAGGTGGCTGATAGCGTCTCGTTGTAGCCTAACTCATCGAAACTGGTCACTCCAACCGGCTTCGCCGTCCAGCCTGTAGGTACGTTCAAGCTCAGGTTGATCTTGCCTAATTTCGTGGAACCGCCATTAAAGGCTGATACGACGACCTTCGTCGTTTGACCGGCAACAAGCTCGCTCGCTTCCGGCTTCACCTTCGCCACGACGGACGCCGATTCCATGCTCGCTTTGTTCAACTGCTCTTCTTTGACATGAAGCCGGTGAAGCAGATCCTCCTTGGTCGCCGCCTCTAAGCCGGATGCCTTGACATCGGCTAGCGCCATCTGTACGTCTGCTTTCATTTCATGCACTTCTTTCAGTACTTTGGAGAAGCTCGGGTAAGCGGCAACGACTTCATTCGCATCCTTTTGCAAGGTGCGCAAATCCTTGACGACCTTGTTGTCTTTGCCCTTCGCATCGATCTCTTTCGCCAAATCCTCGAAGGTGAATGCAATGCCGTCAAAGAAGTCGTTCTCTTTCTCCTTCGATTTCACCGTGCTCAAGTCGAGCTTGTAGTAATTGTCCCCTTGCACAGGGCCCTC
Above is a window of Paenibacillus uliginis N3/975 DNA encoding:
- a CDS encoding creatininase family protein, producing the protein MDVIGVHGREISHVTESAQFAVVPLGSVEYHGPHSPLGTDTILAEGFAKRVDAALRPLIYPTLPFSACPGKTQHYPGTISVRPSIFIEYLTDVVEGICRLGICNIVLLNAHDGNMGPARVVAESVTSTYPDASFLIINWWQMASVDFTQQLGLFQGTAGRGHGGPYEMSAVKALRPEMVTVQESDLELDSCPPLSSLPYVLVEGTPQGWDGYTGHIQQCSLEAGQTIVVEASRNMNLLIQEWLDMKKKTNKEAK
- a CDS encoding NEW3 domain-containing protein; translation: MIKGKSTLKLCSIVMSTVLASSVLLSTQAHPAYADRGVVDLWKSIKPLTTIASAMNTGAHPDDEHSATLAYLSLGRGVNTSSVIAVRGEGGQNEIGSELGQALGIIRTHELQEASKITNVTLGMLGEQPDDPIFDFGFSKSVEETLEKWGESVAYERLIRKIRELRPDVIIPSFLNENSTHGHHRTINVLTVRAFKDAANPDIFPEHLQKGLQPWQIKKLYLPGSSKDYTVKAPVGEYNETYGASYLQLGEESRFMHKSQGMGRVYDEGPVQGDNYYKLDLSTVKSKEKENDFFDGIAFTFEDLAKEIDAKGKDNKVVKDLRTLQKDANEVVAAYPSFSKVLKEVHEMKADVQMALADVKASGLEAATKEDLLHRLHVKEEQLNKASMESASVVAKVKPEASELVAGQTTKVVVSAFNGGSTKLGKINLSLNVPTGWTAKPVGVTSFDELGYNETLSATFEVTIPADAPLFKAYDPSVFNAKVEYQAFNTATTLNVTPQNAVAVLPPYSMSLSPSATILNTLKPGEPIPMKVTVRNYTPGASKASVSLNVPEGWTAEPAVEELSFAAKGETKSVAFTVKAASNVVPGKFTVMAVAKNGNVQSTHGAQIIEYPHIGKTYMVQPAELKIQAFDLKVPDKLKVGYVSSGFDNIYQYLSQVGIDVVKLEAKDIQSGDLSQYDTIVLGIRAYAFRPELIPSNQRLLNYVKDGGNLVVQYHKPEDKWSPDLAPYPIKIGSPLIQWRVTDENSKVTMLAPDHPMFNAPNKITDQDWNNWIQDRSAYNPSEWGKEYTALISNGDPGEKEFTGTFLTAHYGKGIYTYSSLVWYREIPALVPGSIRMFVNMISQHQ